The Gopherus flavomarginatus isolate rGopFla2 chromosome 25, rGopFla2.mat.asm, whole genome shotgun sequence genome has a segment encoding these proteins:
- the SP6 gene encoding transcription factor Sp6 translates to MLTAVCGSLANQHSDTPRASSPRLDLQPYQPHANSEAGGDFPSPLQPTELQHLPLAGPGVEFAAAPGYDLHGSSRLDLDGDSLLAPGTYSKLLQPPPEMAHPYEPWFRPSHPNNAAEDGGVNPWWDLHAGSSWMELQPAQGSLQAPGPVGGLQPVLGGYSSAEHQLCGPPHHLLPSAQHLMGQEGLKPLDLPPEPQVLEQAVDGTARPKSSRRSVPRSAGQAVCNCPNCQEAERVGPCPDGAKKKHLHNCHIPGCGKAYAKTSHLKAHLRWHSGDRPFVCNWLFCGKRFTRSDELQRHLQTHTGTKKFTCPVCSRVFMRSDHLSKHMKTHEGAKEGAEGEGKSGADPPGKGKREPEAGSSSPATQPN, encoded by the coding sequence ATGCTCACGGCTGTCTGCGGGTCTCTTGCCAATCAGCACTCGGACACGCCGCGCGCCTCCTCCCCGCGCTTGGACCTGCAGCCCTACCAGCCCCACGCCAACTCCGAGGCGGGCGGcgacttcccctcccctctccagcccacaGAGCTCCAGCACCTGCCCTTGGCAGGCCCCGGGGTGGAGTTCGCGGCTGCCCCTGGCTATGATCTGCATGGCTCTTCGAGGCTAGACCTGGATGGTGACAGCCTGCTGGCCCCCGGCACATACTCCAAGCTCCTGCAGCCGCCTCCCGAAATGGCGCACCCCTATGAGCCCTGGTTCAGGCCCTCGCACCCCAACAACGCCGCCGAGGATGGCGGCGTGAATCCCTGGTGGGACCTCCATGCCGGATCCAGCTGGATGGAGCTGCAGccggctcagggcagcctgcaagCCCCTGGCCCCGTGGGTGGACTCCAGCCTGTGCTGGGGGGTTACAGCTCCGCTGAGCACCAGCTCTGTGGCCCGCCGCATCACCTCCTGCCCTCGGCCCAGCACCTGATGGGCCAGGAAGGGCTGAAGCCACTCGACTTGCCTCCAGAGCCGCAGGTTCTCGAGCAGGCTGTGGATGGTACTGCTAGGCCAAAGAGCTCGAGGCGATCAGTGCCCCGGAGTGCCGGGCAGGCAGTGTGCAACTGCCCAAACtgccaggaggctgagagggTGGGTCCATGCCCGGACGGGGCCAAGAAGAAGCATCTGCACAACTGCCACATCCCCGGCTGTGGCAAGGCCTACGCCAAGACGTCCCACCTGAAAGCCCATCTCCGGTGGCACAGCGGGGACCGGCCCTTCGTCTGCAACTGGCTCTTCTGCGGCAAGCGCTTCACCCGCTCCGACGAGCTGCAGCGGCACCTCCAGACCCACACGGGGACCAAGAAGTTCACCTGCCCCgtgtgcagccgggtcttcatgAGGAGCGACCACCTCAGCAAGCACATGAAGACGCACGAGGGCGCCAAAGAGGGAGCGGAGGGGGAGGGCAAGAGCGGGGCAGACCCTCCGGGGAAAGGCAAGAGGGAGCCCGAGGCTGGCAGCTCCAGCCCTGCGACCCAGCCCAACTGA